The Astatotilapia calliptera chromosome 17, fAstCal1.2, whole genome shotgun sequence genome has a segment encoding these proteins:
- the LOC113009820 gene encoding uncharacterized protein LOC113009820 has protein sequence MKQLYTVPFERNSERVKELRRQYVQRVMELEANQAPHKFIYIDEAGFNLAKRRRRGRNVIGKRATVDVPGQRGANITMCAAIANAGLLLHRCQVGPYNTERLLAFLNDLHQRLVPEQGQEGENMRTFVITWDNVAFHHSQAITTWFEVHPRLVSLFLPPYSPFLNPIEEFFSAWRWKVYDHQPHDQMSLLEAMDAGSRDITVDDCQGWIRHTRRFYPRCIDLDNIRCDVDENMWPNPEDRRD, from the exons atgaagcagctctacacTGTTCCctttgagaggaacagtgagagggtCAAGGAGCTACGACGACAATATGTCCAG AGAGTTATGGAATTGGAGGCCAACCAGGCCCCTCATAAATTCATATACATCGATGAGGCAGGATTCAATCTGGCCAAAAGGCGTCGACGTGGACGAAATGTAATTGGAAAAAGGGCCACAGTTGATGTGCCAGGACAGAGAGGGGCAAACATTACCATGTGTGCAGCAATTGCAAATGCAGGATTACTCCTTCACAGATGTCAGGTTGGACCCTATAATACAGAGCGCTTGCTTGCCTTTCTCAATGATCTCCACCAGCGCCTGGTTCCAGAGCAGGGTCAGGAGGGTGAAAACATGAGGACCTTTGTAATTACCTGGGACAATGTGGCTTTCCATCACTCGCAAGCAATAACAACATGGTTTGAAGTCCACCCAAGACTGGTAAGTCTCTTCCTTCCACCCTATTCACCtttcctcaaccccatagaggaGTTCTTTTCTGCATGGAGGTGGAAGGTTTATGACCATCAGCCACATGACCAGATGTCCCTCCTCGAAGCCATGGATGCTGGCTCCAGGGACATCACAGTTGACGATTGCCAAGGGTGGATCCGACATACCAGGCGATTCTATCCCAGGTGCATCGACTTGGATAACATCAGatgtgatgttgatgaaaacatgtGGCCTAACCCTGAAGATCGCAGAGATTAG